TTGCTATCCATGTCCCTATCACATAAACAAATTGTCAATTCGTAAACTTCATATAACATCGGATGATTCCTACTCACTTTCACATCACCACGAGTATTCATACAAAGTTgtcaaaaaccctaattcctccaATTTTTAACAGAAAAACATCGAAATGGTGGGGAACAGAACGATGAAACACTACACCAATTTGATTTGAAAACAAAATCGGATCTAAACGAAGACAACTTACAAACCAGAGCAGATATAATCGATTAAGCTATCTTAAATACGGAGATACATACCTGACAAATACGAAGAGATCCAATAGAGCTAACGAGAGAAAGAGAGTCGGCGAAATATCGACGCAAGAAAGACTGAAAATCGCATATCTGGGGTTGGGGCTGTTTATAGTCCCTTGATGATGAAATTGAAAAAAGAtagaatttttaattttttaataaaattgaaaaggtatcaaaattcaaaattgtATAAAAAACGCGCGTTGCAACGGAAGGAATGAAAGCATAGGCAGCTTGCTTTGAAAGTGAAAAGGATCAGAGAAATCGggcttttttgttaaaaaaatgttttcagGGGCTGTTTGGAAATTAGCGATACCTGTGAAGCAAACCGGAGGCAGATGGTGGACGACGGCGGTGGAGCAAGCCACAGGCCGCGACGGTGGCGGAGCAAGTCGGAGGCGGCGACGGGGTATAACAAGCCGGAGATGCGATGGGGACGGCTGAAAGTAGGAAATTGGGAACGGCTGATAATCTGATACGCCTTTTAGTGTAGAGGGGGTAAAGTGTAAATAAAAGAAAGGGTATAACTGTCCGCTCATAAAAAATGGTTGTGAAAGGTGATCGTTAATAGCTTGATTTTTAACTTGAAATTGCATATGATATGAGTATATGATTCTGTGAAATTTCGAAATTTATTATGAACAATATGACAAAGGGATAACAGCAAGCAACTGGGTACATGTGACTTTTGTGGTCAAATAGGATGATTTTCAACTGAAAAATGCATGTGAAATTTTGAATTTCATTACCAACCATATAACAAACGGATTGTAGTGTTTGTCTTAAATTGATGatccaaaacaaaaatatttccATTTTGAAGTATGTGTACGACATAAGCAATACAGGTGAAATATAAACCTTAAATGGAAAACCAAATAAGGCTTAGGCCAGAGGGAGTGGTGTCATAAAAATTATACTTCCTTCACTGTCACGTAGGCGACACATTAACAATAACCACGGAAATGTGATTTTATGACGCACCCAAGGAGTGGTGCCACCCtcattttttttgtcaaaaacaAAAGATCATTTTATTGATTttctcaaacaatttttttttatattatattccATATGTTATATTAcactcgttttaaaatgtttaaaaaagaaaaaaaaaaaaaacatatgaccAATCAACGGTCAATTGGAATGTCAATAGGAAGAGAGCAGCGCTCCTTTGGAGTGTCACAGTGCGGTCTCTGTCATAGCTATGAATTTGAAGCCTTCTAACATTTAACAATGATAAAAAATGTAAACCAACAATAGGAAAGCATGTAAGATGCTTATTCATTAACAACCAAATCTCAATCAAACACATCATACAtgcactgcaaatagtcaacaaataattgagaaccctagaaatccttgtttaaatccattttggactaggatttccttattgggcccaatgggccaataagctaccaattggactatcttgggcttagaactcttgaatgggctctaattagacccactttcatttattttaatattttgggccatattgggcctagaatgaaacaaaatatttaaatggaCCGTATTGGGctataattaacctaatttagctctaataggtcataaaaaaaaaatcatatttatatttatttgggccaaacatcactcaacataaccatgaaatgggcttaagcatacaaggcccaatccttttcttttcccctctccattctcgacCCAAGCCCAACCAAa
The genomic region above belongs to Lactuca sativa cultivar Salinas chromosome 4, Lsat_Salinas_v11, whole genome shotgun sequence and contains:
- the LOC111910877 gene encoding uncharacterized protein LOC111910877, with the protein product MQFQVKNQAINDHLSQPFFMSGQLYPFFYLHFTPSTLKGVSDYQPFPISYFQPSPSHLRLVIPRRRLRLAPPPSRPVACSTAVVHHLPPVCFTGTINSPNPRYAIFSLSCVDISPTLFLSLALLDLFVFVRDMDSKEQSEKLKNYEAQYANYLKAKYFSDKDIYGGNIFEEKTTIGGMTIRASSEPGTRSYADPVGYWNEKYVLRVEPSTETTTTTNISNGNHSSKNSA